From Pseudomonadota bacterium:
ATCCCAACTCCTTAATATTTTAGAAGAAGATACTGAAAAAGTAGCCGGTAAAATATCTGATTGGGTTAAGTAAGACGCCATCACAATACCCATTTTGACTTTATAACAGGGCCCTTTTGGTCCATCTGGTGTAATACCTACAGTCCCCTTATTTTTTAAAATACGTACCATTTGTTTTAAAGCAACACTACCTTCATGGGTTGATGACCCTTCAATGGTTTTAATGCCACAATAAGAAATAACTTTTGAAATAAGCTTTCCATCCCGATGCCCTGAAATAAGCATGTGGAAAGGACGCTTCTGTGCATGAGCCCATGCATAGGGCATCATCATAAGACGTCCATGCCAAAAACATACAATAAAAGATTTATTTTGATGAATATAAGAAGAAGGAATTTCGAAGCCTATCTTCGTCCAACGCATCCCTTTAGAAATACTCCATATATATATAAAACAAATGAATGCAATAAAATTTTGAACATATTGAGACTGAAGGAAAGTTTTAAGTTTTTTTCTCATGTGAATAATACTTTTCACTTTTTATTCTTTAAAATTTCTTCTTCTAAGTATTGCATATGATAAAGCTCAGCATATAGACCTTTTGCAGCAAGGAGTTCTGTATGTGTTCCTTTTTCTATAATCTTCCCTTGATGTAACACATAAATTAAATCTGCATCTTGAATAGTTGAAAGACGATGAGCCACAACCAAACATGTACGATTTTTCATAAGATTATTAAGAGCATTTTGAACTTGCCGTTCTGATTGGTTATCCAAGGCTGATGTCGCTTCATCTAAAAGAAGAAGAGGAGCATTTCTTAAAAGAGCACGTGCTATAGAAAGCCGTTGACGTTGCCCTCCTGATAACTTTATACCCTGTTCACCGATAAATGTTTGATAACCTTCCGGGAGTTCCATAATAAACTCATGAGCAGCTGCAGACTTTGCCGCTTCAACAACCTCTTCAAAAGAAGCATTTTCTTTTCCATAAGCAATATTTGCAAAAACCGTATCATCAAAAAGCGTTACTTCTTGTGTCACAAGGGCGATATTTTTTCGAAGAGATGAAAGTGTCACGTCTTTAACATCATTCCCATCAATAAGAATGCGTCCCTTATCAACGTCATAGAAACGTGGAATTAAATTTAAAAGGGTTGACTTTCCGCTTCCGCTGGGTCCCACGAATGCAATGGTCTCTCCTGGCGAAACCGTAAAATCAATATTTGATAAAGCCTTAATAGGCTGCTTCGTTCCGTCTCGATGGGCATAAGAAAATGAAACATTTTCAAAAGCTAAAGATCCTTTAATTTTATCTAAAACTTGAGCTTCCTTTTTATCCAAAATAAAAGGTTTCATCTCAAGTAAAGCAAAAACCCGTGTAGCTGCTGCTAATCCTTCTTGAATGTTTGAGTTAACCTGGGATAATTTTTTTAAGGGTTCATAAGCAAGAAGCAAAGCTGTAATAAATGAAAAAAAGGCTCCTGGGCTTCTTCCTCCTGAAATAACCTGGCTCCCTCCATAAAAAATAACAACAATGATTGCCACCCCCCCCAGGGTTTCCATAATGGGAGAAGAAAGAGCTCTTGATTGAGCCGATTTAAAAACATGCTTAAATATTGTCTCAGAGATTCTCCCTAACCGTTTTTTTTCATAAACTTCCATTCCATAAGCCTTGACAAGCCGAATTCCTTGAAAAACTTGACTCAAAAGAGAAGTTAAAGCTGAAATATCTTGTTGAGCGTTTGTTGTCGCTTTTCTAAGTC
This genomic window contains:
- a CDS encoding lysophospholipid acyltransferase family protein, whose translation is MRWTKIGFEIPSSYIHQNKSFIVCFWHGRLMMMPYAWAHAQKRPFHMLISGHRDGKLISKVISYCGIKTIEGSSTHEGSVALKQMVRILKNKGTVGITPDGPKGPCYKVKMGIVMASYLTQSDILPATFSVSSSKILRSWDRFLWAFPSKKGILIWGEPISAPKNKDPETFEKVRLCVENELLRLKNFADKSMENSS
- the msbA gene encoding lipid A export permease/ATP-binding protein MsbA translates to MSFSPSFHTLNTLKLSDKTVFFRILKEYVWPYRSQVVLAFLCMLMFSGALTLLAKLMEPIINDIFIQKDETKLIGISILIFGAFLVKGLGLYGENYYMNYVSLHLVMNLQKKIFDTLLKTDLVFFQNHPTGDLISRAINDVSMMRNSFTFALSGAGKHVVSVVCLVVLMFYQDWVLACISFFAFPSAFYPIIRLGKRLRKATTNAQQDISALTSLLSQVFQGIRLVKAYGMEVYEKKRLGRISETIFKHVFKSAQSRALSSPIMETLGGVAIIVVIFYGGSQVISGGRSPGAFFSFITALLLAYEPLKKLSQVNSNIQEGLAAATRVFALLEMKPFILDKKEAQVLDKIKGSLAFENVSFSYAHRDGTKQPIKALSNIDFTVSPGETIAFVGPSGSGKSTLLNLIPRFYDVDKGRILIDGNDVKDVTLSSLRKNIALVTQEVTLFDDTVFANIAYGKENASFEEVVEAAKSAAAHEFIMELPEGYQTFIGEQGIKLSGGQRQRLSIARALLRNAPLLLLDEATSALDNQSERQVQNALNNLMKNRTCLVVAHRLSTIQDADLIYVLHQGKIIEKGTHTELLAAKGLYAELYHMQYLEEEILKNKK